The segment GTCAATGCAGTTGTACATTCTTCTAGGATGTAGGTGCATCATATAGACATCTACATGTGGTGCATTCATTTGTGAGAAATCAAACAATTTAGGCTTCAGGTCATAACTTCTGTCCGAATCGTATCATCTTTTTCACTCGTTCATAATATTTTAGCCTCAGGAGCCTTCCAAGGTGCACCATACAAGAAACCCCAAAAGAGTTGCATTTAGGGTTATTACAAGAAATCCTAAAGGACAACGCGGCGAGGAAGAGATTTAGGCAACTCAGAAAACATCGGCCCTATGGATTCCATGGAGGTAAAATAAATATGAACATTTCTTTTTAAATTTGGTGGGCACACATGAAAGTATTAACACTATTTTTGGGTGAGATTTGCAGGCAAAATCTGATGGACAACTTGAGGAAACAGACCCTGTGATGGCCGGCATTTGCATTTCATGGACGGCTTTTTGCGTATGTCTTGGATTCCGTAGCATAATCACCACCATCAAAGCTAATGGCCTTTTTTTCAATCTATTTGTAGTGGGTGCTATTGTTGCATCTTTTATTGTGGCATTAGTACTTGTGATTACTAGGACTCGGGGAGCGGATCGTACCTTTTTCCGTTTCTTTTTCAATTCAGCGATATTTTGCTTGTCGGCTTTACTTGCAGTTTTTTACACTGTGCAGCCATCATCGTATATTATCAGTTTGAAATATGGTCTCGCTGACTTGGAGGCCTGTAGAGTACTCAGAATTTGTCAAGACTCTATGAAAACAGCTTTTTCTGTGAACAGGATGAAAAACATTTTAACCCATTCTGTTTTACAGTAGATAATGGATTCCCTTTTTCAGTAGATATATAGGGCAAGGCAGAAATGGCACTAATGGGTTTTGGTTAGTTTTTATCATGTCAATGTGCTTAGTATCAGGACGAGGCAATATCGCTTTATGTTTATAATACATATACTTAGCTTTTCCTGTTTTTATGGGATAGACTTTGTTACTTGTAATCAGATATTTGAGTGACAGTAAAATCAATTTGATATTTCAATATAG is part of the Cryptomeria japonica chromosome 10, Sugi_1.0, whole genome shotgun sequence genome and harbors:
- the LOC131029338 gene encoding uncharacterized protein LOC131029338; translation: MDSMEAKSDGQLEETDPVMAGICISWTAFCVCLGFRSIITTIKANGLFFNLFVVGAIVASFIVALVLVITRTRGADRTFFRFFFNSAIFCLSALLAVFYTVQPSSYIISLKYGLADLEACRVLRICQDSMKTAFSVNRMKNILTHSVLQ